A DNA window from Rhizobium sp. NXC14 contains the following coding sequences:
- a CDS encoding PAS domain-containing methyl-accepting chemotaxis protein: MKKLGFGFGSDAKAVLAAMSRSQAIIEFNLAGRILTANANFCAALGYDLSEIVGQHHRMFVEEAEAASPEYREFWAKLGRGEFDQRQYKRIGKGGKEIWIEASYNPVFSGGKPYKVVKFATDITKQKLQSAEDAGKISALSRAQAVIEFTPKGEILTANENFLSALGYQLAEIQGRHHSMFCDSAYANSDDYRRFWVRLSAGEFVADEFLRIGKGGKKVYIQASYNPIFDMNGKVFKVVKFATDVTARVNNVDQLAASLMALSGGDLTQEVATPFIPTLEKIRTDFNAAVGKLRAAMQAVAENATGIAAGAQQVRSASDDLSKRTEQQAASVEETAAALEEITTTVSDSSNRAQEAGQLVRRTRENAERSGAVVRNAVEAMGKIETSSAEIGNIIGVIDEIAFQTNLLALNAGVEAARAGDAGKGFAVVAQEVRELAQRSAKAAKEIKELISASNEHVKSGVSLVGETGKALEEIVAQVQQVNGNVLAIVESSKEQATGLKEINTAVNTMDQGTQQNAAMVEESTAAAHSLAKEADALFQLLGQFNIGSGGLRQSRPAVATAASRPIPSAPRAMAAKVSAAFHGNTAVAGGDSQEF; this comes from the coding sequence ATGAAGAAATTAGGATTTGGCTTCGGTTCGGATGCCAAGGCCGTGCTAGCCGCGATGAGCAGATCGCAGGCCATCATCGAATTCAACCTCGCCGGCAGGATTCTCACCGCCAACGCCAATTTTTGCGCCGCGCTCGGTTATGACTTGTCCGAGATCGTCGGCCAGCATCACCGGATGTTCGTCGAAGAGGCGGAAGCCGCGTCGCCCGAATATCGCGAGTTCTGGGCAAAGCTCGGCCGCGGCGAGTTCGATCAGCGCCAGTACAAGCGCATCGGCAAGGGCGGCAAGGAAATCTGGATTGAAGCCTCCTATAATCCGGTCTTCAGCGGCGGGAAACCCTACAAGGTCGTGAAGTTCGCGACCGATATCACCAAGCAGAAGCTGCAGAGCGCCGAGGATGCCGGCAAGATAAGCGCGCTGTCGCGCGCCCAGGCGGTTATCGAATTCACGCCGAAGGGCGAGATACTGACGGCCAACGAGAATTTCCTGTCGGCGCTCGGCTATCAGCTGGCCGAGATCCAGGGCCGCCATCATTCGATGTTTTGCGACAGCGCTTACGCCAACAGTGACGATTATCGGCGTTTCTGGGTGCGTCTGTCAGCCGGCGAATTCGTAGCCGACGAGTTCCTGCGCATCGGCAAGGGCGGCAAAAAGGTCTATATCCAGGCATCGTACAATCCGATCTTCGACATGAACGGCAAGGTCTTCAAAGTCGTCAAGTTCGCGACGGACGTGACCGCCCGCGTCAACAACGTCGATCAGCTGGCGGCATCCCTGATGGCGCTGTCCGGCGGTGACCTGACCCAGGAAGTCGCAACTCCATTCATTCCGACGCTGGAAAAAATCCGGACCGACTTCAACGCCGCCGTCGGCAAGCTGCGCGCAGCGATGCAGGCCGTGGCCGAAAACGCAACAGGCATCGCTGCCGGAGCCCAGCAGGTTCGTTCCGCCTCGGACGATCTGTCGAAGCGCACGGAACAGCAAGCGGCCTCCGTCGAGGAAACCGCCGCCGCGCTCGAAGAGATCACCACAACCGTCTCCGATTCCAGCAACCGCGCCCAGGAGGCCGGCCAGCTGGTGCGGAGGACCCGCGAGAATGCCGAGCGCTCCGGCGCCGTTGTCCGCAACGCCGTCGAAGCCATGGGCAAGATCGAAACATCGTCGGCCGAGATCGGCAATATCATCGGCGTGATCGACGAAATCGCGTTTCAGACCAATCTGTTGGCGCTGAACGCCGGCGTCGAGGCGGCACGCGCGGGCGATGCCGGCAAGGGTTTTGCCGTGGTCGCACAGGAAGTTCGCGAGCTGGCTCAGAGATCGGCCAAAGCGGCGAAGGAGATTAAGGAGCTGATCAGCGCCTCCAACGAGCACGTGAAGAGCGGAGTGAGCCTGGTCGGGGAGACCGGCAAGGCTCTGGAAGAAATCGTCGCTCAGGTTCAGCAGGTCAACGGCAATGTTCTGGCAATCGTCGAAAGCTCCAAGGAGCAGGCGACAGGATTGAAGGAAATCAACACCGCGGTTAACACCATGGACCAGGGTACGCAGCAAAATGCGGCCATGGTCGAGGAATCGACGGCCGCCGCCCACAGCCTCGCCAAGGAGGCCGACGCGCTCTTCCAGCTGCTGGGGCAGTTTAACATCGGAAGCGGGGGCTTGCGCCAATCACGCCCCGCCGTGGCAACCGCGGCTTCCAGACCTATTCCATCGGCACCGCGTGCAATGGCCGCGAAGGTGAGCGCGGCCTTCCACGGCAATACGGCAGTCGCCGGCGGCGATTCGCAGGAGTTCTGA
- a CDS encoding alpha/beta hydrolase, which yields MERQDDELIHFEAQGAAPLPLAAVEGHVGRARARIWYASYGTGPAVILLHGGLGHSGNWGYQVPALLASGRRVVLIDSRGHGRSTRDVSPYSYELMAADVLAVMDELRLERAAFVGWSDGACIALILAMTAPSRVEGVFFFACNMDPSGTLEFVPTPVIDRCFARHAKDYAALSATPDDFNSFVEAVSLMMRTEPNYGAEDLGRIGVPVAIVLGEHDEFIKAEHAEYLAGSIPDAQMIYLPGVSHFAPLQRPAEFNAAIISFLDGIR from the coding sequence ATGGAACGACAGGACGACGAGCTCATTCATTTCGAAGCGCAGGGGGCGGCCCCGCTGCCATTGGCTGCTGTCGAAGGCCATGTCGGGCGCGCCCGGGCTCGCATCTGGTACGCGAGCTACGGCACAGGCCCTGCCGTCATTCTGCTGCATGGCGGCCTCGGCCATAGCGGCAACTGGGGCTACCAGGTCCCGGCGCTCCTTGCCAGTGGCCGCCGTGTCGTGCTGATCGATAGCCGCGGCCATGGACGAAGCACCCGCGATGTCAGTCCCTACAGCTATGAGCTGATGGCTGCCGACGTGCTGGCGGTGATGGACGAACTGCGGCTGGAAAGGGCGGCGTTCGTCGGCTGGAGCGACGGCGCCTGCATCGCGCTTATCCTCGCCATGACGGCGCCGTCGCGTGTCGAGGGCGTCTTCTTCTTCGCCTGCAACATGGATCCGAGCGGTACGTTGGAATTTGTTCCGACCCCGGTCATCGACCGATGTTTCGCCCGACACGCCAAGGATTATGCGGCATTGTCCGCCACGCCGGACGATTTCAATTCCTTCGTCGAGGCGGTCAGCCTGATGATGCGGACCGAGCCGAATTATGGGGCGGAGGACCTCGGCCGCATCGGCGTTCCGGTCGCGATCGTGCTCGGCGAACACGACGAATTCATCAAAGCCGAGCATGCCGAATATCTTGCCGGCAGCATCCCGGACGCTCAGATGATCTACCTGCCTGGCGTCAGCCACTTCGCCCCTTTGCAGCGGCCGGCGGAGTTCAACGCAGCAATCATATCCTTTCTCGACGGGATCAGGTGA
- a CDS encoding ligase-associated DNA damage response exonuclease has translation MRADALLYPAPEGLYCPEGGFYVDPVRPVERALVTHGHSDHARPGHVNVLATRQTLDIMRLRYGEGFCASEQIAGFGEELLINGVKVSFHPAGHVLGSAQIAIEKNGTRIVVSGDYKRRPDPTCAPYVPVACDVFITEATFGLPVFHHPDPIDETGKLLASLRQFPERTHLVGAYALGKAQRVIRLLRDAGYAEPIYIHGAMEKLCDYYVGQGIDLGELQPATIESRDKSTFRGAVVIGPSSAFADRWARRFNEPLPAFASGWMMVRQRAKQLGVELPLVISDHCDWPELTETIRELNPAEVWVTHGREEALVRWCHLQGIRAKPLHLVGYEDEAD, from the coding sequence ATGAGAGCTGATGCGCTGCTTTATCCCGCCCCGGAAGGGCTCTATTGCCCGGAGGGCGGCTTTTACGTCGATCCGGTGCGGCCTGTCGAACGGGCGCTCGTCACCCATGGCCATTCCGACCACGCCCGGCCGGGGCATGTGAACGTGCTCGCCACCCGTCAGACGCTCGACATCATGCGCCTGCGTTATGGCGAGGGCTTCTGCGCCAGCGAGCAGATAGCCGGTTTCGGCGAGGAGCTGCTCATCAACGGCGTCAAGGTGAGTTTTCACCCCGCCGGCCATGTGCTCGGCTCGGCTCAGATCGCCATCGAGAAGAACGGCACCCGCATCGTCGTCTCCGGCGATTACAAGCGCCGCCCAGACCCGACCTGCGCGCCTTATGTGCCGGTCGCCTGCGATGTCTTCATCACCGAGGCGACCTTCGGCCTGCCGGTCTTCCATCATCCAGATCCGATCGACGAGACCGGCAAGCTGCTGGCCTCGCTCCGGCAATTTCCCGAGCGCACCCATCTCGTCGGCGCTTATGCGCTGGGTAAGGCCCAGCGCGTCATCCGGCTGCTGCGCGATGCCGGTTATGCCGAGCCGATCTATATCCACGGCGCCATGGAAAAGCTCTGCGACTACTATGTCGGCCAAGGAATAGATCTCGGCGAGCTGCAGCCCGCCACGATAGAAAGCCGCGACAAATCCACCTTCCGGGGCGCCGTCGTCATCGGCCCGTCATCGGCTTTTGCCGACCGCTGGGCCCGGCGCTTCAACGAACCGCTGCCGGCCTTCGCCTCCGGCTGGATGATGGTGCGCCAGCGCGCCAAACAGCTCGGCGTCGAACTGCCGCTCGTCATCTCCGATCATTGCGACTGGCCGGAACTGACCGAAACGATCCGCGAACTGAATCCGGCTGAAGTCTGGGTAACCCATGGCCGCGAGGAGGCGCTGGTGCGCTGGTGCCACCTGCAAGGCATAAGGGCGAAACCGTTGCATCTGGTGGGCTATGAGGATGAGGCGGATTGA
- a CDS encoding cisplatin damage response ATP-dependent DNA ligase, whose amino-acid sequence MKAFADLLDRLVLTPSRNGKLKLLTDYFRDTPDPDRGYGLAAIAGTLEVRDVKPAMLRDLVLERMDEVLFHYSYDYVGDLAETISLVWDNERDIDRSALAQPRLGEVVTRMNGLGRTEVRAYVRDLLDRLDSSGRFAFIKLTTGALRIGVSARLAKQALADLGGKDVTEIETLWHGLQPPYETLFQWLAGGGDKPALATPAIFHSVMLANAVEEGDLAGLEPTDYAAEWKWDGIRVQLSRSGDRRKIYSRSGDDISGAFPDILDAINFSGVVDGELLVGGTARSNSPTRTFSDLQQRLNRKTVTAKMLDDYPAFIRAYDLLFDDDEDIRGRTYVERRERLSDIIERAPHDRFDLSPLVPFSSWEELDALRAAPPDPVIEGVMIKRRDSIYQAGRMKGPWFKWKRNPYNVDAVLMYAQRGHGKRSSYYSDFTFGVWADDEDGEQLVPVGKAYFGFTDAELELLDKFVRNNTTERFGPVRAVRADRDFGFVVEVAFEGINRSTRHKSGVAMRFPRIARLRPDKPPYEADRLRTLVAMIDAKPE is encoded by the coding sequence ATGAAAGCCTTCGCCGACCTCCTCGACCGCCTGGTCCTGACCCCCAGCCGCAACGGCAAGCTCAAGCTGCTCACCGATTATTTCCGCGATACGCCCGACCCGGACCGCGGTTACGGCCTTGCCGCCATCGCCGGCACGCTCGAAGTGCGAGACGTCAAGCCTGCCATGCTGCGCGACCTCGTGCTGGAGCGCATGGACGAGGTGCTGTTTCATTATTCCTACGACTATGTCGGCGATCTCGCCGAAACCATTTCGCTCGTCTGGGACAATGAGCGGGACATAGACCGCTCGGCCCTGGCTCAGCCGCGCCTGGGCGAGGTAGTCACCCGCATGAACGGTCTCGGCCGCACCGAAGTGCGCGCCTATGTCCGCGATCTGCTCGACCGGCTGGATTCCTCCGGCCGTTTCGCCTTCATCAAGCTGACGACCGGCGCGTTGCGCATCGGCGTTTCCGCCCGTCTTGCCAAACAGGCGCTGGCCGATCTCGGCGGCAAGGACGTCACCGAGATCGAGACTCTCTGGCACGGCCTGCAGCCGCCTTACGAGACGCTGTTCCAATGGCTGGCGGGCGGCGGCGACAAACCGGCTCTGGCGACACCGGCGATCTTCCATTCCGTCATGCTCGCCAATGCCGTGGAGGAGGGAGACCTGGCAGGTCTCGAGCCGACCGACTATGCCGCCGAGTGGAAATGGGACGGCATCCGCGTCCAGCTGTCGCGCTCCGGCGACAGGCGCAAGATCTATTCCCGCTCCGGCGACGACATTTCGGGCGCCTTTCCCGATATTCTCGACGCGATCAATTTTTCCGGCGTCGTCGACGGTGAGCTGCTTGTCGGCGGCACCGCCCGCTCCAACAGCCCGACGCGCACCTTCTCCGACCTGCAGCAGCGCCTGAACCGCAAGACCGTGACGGCGAAGATGCTCGACGATTATCCCGCCTTCATCCGCGCCTATGACCTGCTCTTCGACGATGACGAGGATATTCGCGGGCGCACCTATGTCGAGCGCCGCGAGCGTCTCTCCGATATCATCGAGCGCGCGCCCCATGATCGGTTCGACCTCTCGCCGCTCGTGCCTTTCTCCTCATGGGAGGAGCTCGATGCTCTGCGCGCCGCCCCGCCCGATCCGGTGATCGAGGGCGTGATGATCAAGCGGCGTGACAGCATCTACCAGGCCGGCCGGATGAAAGGCCCCTGGTTCAAGTGGAAGCGCAACCCCTACAATGTCGATGCGGTGCTAATGTATGCCCAGCGCGGCCACGGCAAGCGCTCCAGCTATTATTCCGATTTCACCTTCGGCGTCTGGGCCGATGACGAGGACGGCGAACAGCTGGTGCCGGTCGGAAAGGCCTATTTCGGTTTCACCGATGCCGAACTCGAATTGCTCGACAAGTTCGTGCGCAACAACACGACCGAACGTTTCGGCCCGGTACGGGCCGTCCGCGCCGACCGGGATTTCGGCTTCGTCGTCGAGGTGGCCTTCGAGGGCATCAACCGCTCGACACGGCACAAATCGGGGGTCGCCATGCGCTTCCCCCGCATCGCCCGCCTTCGCCCGGACAAGCCACCTTACGAGGCCGACCGCCTCCGCACACTGGTCGCCATGATCGATGCGAAGCCGGAGTGA
- a CDS encoding nucleotidyltransferase family protein: MPKPQMELQAIISKSPLLSTVLERWDEIDLPDGRLVAGAIAQTVWNHAFDFVHDHGIDDIDLIYFDDNDLSESAEADHSVRIRSLFSDLPVWIDVKNQARVHLWYGQKFGHVIMPYTSTDNAITTFPTTAAAVGIRPVDNRVDLYAPYGLSDLLAPLVRANKKQIGREIYERKIARWRKLWPDLQIIPWDE, from the coding sequence ATGCCGAAGCCGCAGATGGAACTCCAGGCCATCATTTCGAAGAGTCCGCTGCTCTCGACAGTGCTCGAACGCTGGGACGAAATCGACTTGCCCGATGGGCGCCTTGTCGCCGGCGCGATTGCCCAGACGGTCTGGAACCACGCCTTCGACTTCGTCCACGATCACGGCATCGATGACATCGATCTTATTTATTTCGATGACAATGACCTGTCCGAAAGCGCGGAAGCAGACCACTCGGTCCGTATCCGGAGCTTGTTCTCCGATCTGCCTGTCTGGATCGATGTGAAGAACCAGGCGAGAGTTCATCTTTGGTATGGGCAAAAATTCGGGCATGTGATTATGCCCTACACCTCCACGGATAATGCGATCACCACCTTTCCGACAACGGCTGCCGCCGTCGGCATTCGGCCGGTGGACAACAGGGTGGATCTATACGCGCCCTACGGCTTGTCCGATCTATTAGCGCCGCTCGTCCGCGCCAACAAGAAACAGATTGGCCGGGAGATTTATGAAAGGAAGATCGCGCGCTGGCGTAAACTGTGGCCGGATCTTCAAATCATCCCCTGGGACGAGTAG